DNA from Hippoglossus hippoglossus isolate fHipHip1 chromosome 1, fHipHip1.pri, whole genome shotgun sequence:
gggaatgtattatgtcaatgagtgtcctcagaaCTATagagatgtgcatgtgtgtgtgtgtgtgtgtgtgtgtgtgtgtgtgtgtgtgtgtgtatgtgtgcatctgtacTTATACTTATACTTTGTAGGACCATTTTTAGCATTTTGGCCGGTCTTCAATAGTTCAAAGGGCTGTTAAaaggttaagacttggttttagggttagaattagggtcAGGCTAAGTTGGTGTAAAAACGCAGCACTCCGAATGAGTGCTAAGAAAGGCAGGGGCACTATGGGGCCGTGAGTGtttaaaaccacttttaaaaaacacttaattcaAACCATAATTGCTTGGTTAAAATCGCACCATAAAAGggataaataaattattcacTTATTcacttattaaataaataagtgaataaattataaaaacaagtgACACAGACGGGGCAGAGGGAGCTTAAAACAGATGAGGCATGCTAATCTGAcaatttataataaattattgcaataataaataataatttaaaattcatAAAAAGAGAATTATATTTAAGATAGGTATTAATTGAACCGAGTAAGAACATCTGATACAattgtatatacatatatgcacACCATGTGTGAGTTTAAAGTGCTAGGGTAAGGGGATAGGGAATGTGTCAaaccaatgagtgtcctcaccaAGAAATTgcaaggttgtgtgtgtgtgtgtctgtgtgtgtctctgtgtgtgtgtgtgtgtgtgtgtgtgtgtgtgtgtgtgtgtgtgtgtgtgtgtgtgtgtgtctatataaCTCCTCACCTGGTGACAGTCTGTAGTATCTTCTTCTCATCCTGGTCCAGACACACAGCAAACGTTGTGTTTACAGCTCCGCTCACCTGCACCTTATCCACTTTCACCTCTGTCAAATTGAGCTGCTACAGACAGAAAGAACATCGCCATTAGGCCTCAACACTCATATTTCAGTTCACGTCCAACAATCCTCTGCATATCTGCTCGATGTGCAATCccaaaatatacatataatgcAGACTACACTTGTTCCTTTGGTTTTACACTTGTATATTCtaatatatatagtgtatatatatatatatatatatatatatatatacacatatagtattgcattacattttcatattgagCTCTTTGAcctcatttaaatgtttacttcataaaaaaaaaaaaaaaaaatcttattttattgcTGAGCTGACCTGTAAAACTCATCCACCATTTTTTAGTCGTGCTGGTAAACCTGTGTTAACttacatatgacaaataaaacttgaaacttgaacttttattttacttttattctatACAAATCTGTGGATATTACATACaatttgatataataatatCCACTGCTTTTGACAATCATTGAAATATACTCTTCTGAGGTGTGTACGGACTATTAGAAATCTAGAGTCTaagatacaaacaaaaaacaacgtTAGTGCCAGACATGTGTCTTTCCTGTGTGTAGTGGCTTCTTGTTCCATCGAGACGTCTGTGAGAGAATCATTGTTCTCAACGTACGAGAGATGAGAGACTAGTCTGACACGAGCTGGAGATGCTTTCCAGGAAGTGCTGACGTTCGAAATAGGGAGCGTGTTTCAGAGTTGTTTACGAAAGCAAGCTGCCGcggtgcttttttttttttaaaaaccacaaaccgCCGACACAGAGCTCACGTTTAGCTCACCTGGTTGTAGCCCTTCTTGCTTTTGCCGTTCTGCCTCTTCACAACCTCAGTCATCATGAGCTGCAGGCACTCCATCTTTGAATCTGTGAAattacacacacaatgacagcaAATGTTTCATCGCCGTCTCAATACTTATCCCTGATAGAATATGGGTATGGGCCACGTCTTCCAAATAAAATGGATGCGAGCCTCAAGTGGCCCAGatgtaaaatagcaaatatcccaaaacaaatatGGGCCtgttttggcaaacatgcggtGCTCTAGGCAAGGTGTCATGTAGATGTGAACCTACagtgtggtaaatggtgaatatggcccaaatagcacaaaagtgtgacagtgtggcacaaatctgggccaaaagaATTGTGCTATCACGTATAAAACATAATTGAAACTATAACTTTTCAGATCTCAtcataaacaataaacatcaaGGTGAGGCATGACTCCAGTGTACATATTCTCAGCCAACGACTACTTTAAACAGTTCACtgacagtgaagcagcagcagcagcagcgtacCTAGTTCCTCAGGGTTCTTGCACGCTTTGGTCAAGTTCACTGACGTACAGACTTTTGATTCTCTTTTCCACTGGCTTCTCCCACTGGTAAccacctgaggaggagaaagggagggagggtgaagtTACTGTTGCTctggtgatttaaaaaaacaataaagtactGGCAAGTCTAATCTCCTCATGCAAGCTGGTACAGAGACTCGAGGCCCTGCTGGTCAAAGCCTGTTCGCCTTTAGTTACCATCTTTGACACAATTTTTAATAGTGAATTAATAGCACATCATCTTACCCTGTTGTACACCAACTCCAACATCAGAGGCACTGCCTCTCGGTCACCGTCAATACCAAACCGTTTACTGGCAGCACCTATatccagagagaaaacacacacacacacacataattaatCCATGTTGGAGTCACGGAACTGTTAGACATTTTGGATTagatcaataaaatgttaaataataatgcAACATTTGAACTCAACTAAGATTaggagccatgaattattcccaaaGAAAACGGGGAAAACACTCTATCTcgcattgttaaagaaagtgaaaaataattcctggatccgccccctgatcccgATCCGCTACAATATTTGAtaggttctttcttgacccacaCCAAGGAAGTTTGTTCTGTTGCTTTTGTGTGATCTTGcttacaaagaaacacacaacagacatgggtgaaaacacatcttccctggtggaggtaaattaaaaaaaaactagtgaGTAGTTTAGTGAGTAATGAAACAAAGCACACTCAGACAGCTCCACAGTAACAACCACCCAACACGAGGCCTGACTATCTCCCTACGTTTCTACTTctcaaaggaaatgaaaaatcaGAAGTGCGAGCGGCGGTGACGAGCGAAACTAGAAAAAGTTGAAGTATGAATCATGATATGGAAATAACAGATGTTCCTCCTTCCATAAATTCTGTCCAGTCTCGACCTCATAATAACCGATCATGCGTTCCACTGCACGGAAAAACGTGGAGGGTTTTGTTTAATGTGGTATCGTTGCtaggatatgtgtgtgtgcctgtgtgtgtgagtgcgtgtgtgtcacaCTCACCCATGGCTTTTATGGCTCGTGTTCCTGCAGTGTGACCCAACTCTAGGGAGTGGATGAACACTTCCGTCCTCCTCTCACCACCGGCTAACGTCAACTGCAACATCAAAGATCCTCTATAGATTACTGAACATTTCTGAATATAACAGTTTTATTACTCagaggtgtgtgcgtgtgtgtgtgtttcttgtgtaAAAGTGTGTCTAACCTCAGCCTGATAGAGTTGGATCAGCGCTGGCCGGGTAGCGTAGCGGCAGTAGTACAGGACCAGGTCGGCCATGATGGGTAGACGCTGCTCATACGAACCGTCGTAGGACTCGGACTCGGTCTTTGAGGTTTGCTGGAGaagacaacagcaacatttaaaaatgtctacACTTAATACAATTACACAGCAGGATATAACATGAACAAAGTGGTAGACATTATGGAAAGGTCTGAATGATGGGACATAAATACgagagattttgagaataattttgtaatattatgagacaAATGTCGTTATTTAATGAgcgaaaaaaataaatacaagaataaCGATTGAAAATATGCTGGTTCGGAATAACCAGCAAGGACAACCTGTGCTCGTCAGAGTTCCACTCCTGGATCCATAATCTCAAAACAATCCCATTGTTGTACTTCAGAAAGTAAGAAACAAGAGGAGACACAGTTTCTgtcacaatcttttcaaagtcctgacaCTTGTGATATTGTTATATGTAAAACCTATACTAAAGTATATTTTtgacaagatgctccacattcctcatttgcAGGCGACAGAATGATCTTCTGATATTTGCCCCGTAAAATGACACGTAGCCTAAAATTGACTTTATTTGAggtaatattacaactttattcactaaatctctgttttattttccttgatGTGGCCCTAATGCTGTTTCAGAATGATAACTAAGGTGAAGCAGTATAGGAATCAGATTCCAGTTGTACCTGGCACACAACGTTGGTAGGCAGGTTGAGCAGGCTGAGGGTGTTTCGTTCGTACCAAGGGTCCAACATACCAAGGAGATGGGCAATGTCATTAGTACTGTCCCCTGTGCTCGGGAGGTGAAGACCCTGCTTTAAACAAAAAGCAGATATTATAgaaattatttaactttttcgCTGTGTCCATGTCGAAATCTGGCTTTCTTTACTCCAGGAAATTATACACCCTAGCTCAAGAATGGATTAATGAACCAATCTTTGTGTTCGGTGTTTGAGGTTAGGTTGGggttttattcttcttcttacATTAGACAGGGCCGCTCCTTTTGGCGTTCCAGTTTGAGGCACAGGACTAGGTGACCTCAGGTGACCTCCAGCCGAGTCCCTCTTCACCGGCACAAAGTAGAACTGAAGATTGAAGACCCTGCTGAGACGTGGACACGCGCTCTCCTTCCGCCTCAGGCTATCATAGGCCCGGGCCACCTTCCCCGCCACATGATCGGCACCAAACACAACCACCCTCAGCGTGATATTCTTACTCTCCTCGTCACTGCTAAGAATAGGCCTCCGTCTGAAGCACACATGTCTGAGAGTTTGACTCTGtggctggagcagcagctcaaGGCTGCTTAACTTGACTTGCTGCGGCAGAGAGTTGGAGCGTTTCTCTCGCACCACCGGAAGGTCTTTGGATTCTGTGTTTCCCAAGCTTTTCGCACGGCACAGTGAGCGAGGGCTCTTGGAGAAGATCCGGTACAGGTGCTGGCTGAGCCGAGGCAAGGTTTTACTCGACTTTGGCGAACATTTTTCCACAACAGGGTACGAGCAGATATAGTCCTCGAAATCGTCGACGTAGTCACTGTCCACTCCAGAGGCGACGGAGTAGAGCGACGGAGCGTAGGACTCCGAGGTCACAGACAAGGTGGAGAACATGGAGTCTTTGGAAGCGGTGGACAGGGACGAGATGGTGGAGTAGGTGGAGGCACGGTGGTTAACATTGTAGCCGTTCGGGATGATAGTCATAGAAGGCGATTctacttcctcctcttctttgtcttcttcatcctcctccccctcgtcttcctcatccAACTCTGTCCCATCCCTCTCATCGTCATCATCAATGTCTaactcctcttcttcctcctcagcctgCCTGTTAGCGCTGAGATCGTCAGGGCCGTGCTCCAAGAGGGTGTTCAGATCATCTGCAGGAATCAAAACGGACAGACATGAGTTACATTCAGCAGAACAGAAGCCATCTAAAGAGTAGGGAGATTAGTATTACTATTCATGCTGTCAAGATCACTTCccacatggatcattttgttGTGCATCAAAGTGGGGCTTATATGagcaaaagacaaattaaatggAATATGCGTTGTATTGGAAATATGGTTATTATGTCATAGATTTCTTGGCACTgaaaggagaaatgaaaactGCTCATCATCATGGATAAATTATGAGACAACAGGCCTCCCACTGAATACTTTACCAAAGTTGTCTTTCTCCCAGTGAAACATGTAACACTTGGCTGTGGGCAGTGGTAGCGTCTGTAGCATCCCTACAAGGTTGGGACAGGAAACAAAGCGAAataacagccaatcagagcgctgTTTACCAGAAACTGAAATATCAAAATCATGCGATGTACTGGGTGTATCATAAAATCCATCCTCTTACCATCACACTTCCTCCCGTTGGATGCTGGGATTCTCATTCTCTCCCTCAGTCCCTCCAGTCCCTGGATCACGTGGTCGCGTCCCTTCAGAGGGTCAGCAATGGCAGCGGCCGTCTCCAAGATGTCGCTTACCACAGAAAAGAGCTCACCCAATTCATCCACAGGTTTTTCCTGCAAAGATGAGGCATAATATACTAGTACATTCATCTATTATCACCCCTGttgtaaaatctaaaataactgTCTTAGTTTAAAGAAAATCTTTCTAATaatttatatactttttttaatcaaaaatatGGATTTAAAGTATAGTAGACATATAAAGCTACATATTACATGGtcatataaagtaaaatatctatACAGTTATCTTGAAATATTATAATCTACCATTATTCATTTGAAATGCATgcaaacagggtgaaatgtaGTTTAAATTGATAGGTCGGATTTCCTTTGATAAGGAAACATTAActtatgtgtttatgtgaataACAATTCAAGACATTAATATCTTGAAATATATTCTCTGAGAACTTTCAATATGAGCCTCCTAACCACTGCTTTGAGCCATAGACTCTAAATGAAGTGGATGACacatcacttcctcccactatccagaaatgaaaactATTCTCCAGATGCAAGTGGCAGCACTTGAATATTGGAATCAGAGTCTGTCCCAAAAATTTTGGAATGCACTTGTACTTTTTAATCTGGCTCATCTCTAATCCATTAACAAAGGGAGGCAGAGTATTCTATACTTctgccagccaccagatggcaaTCAATACACGTTGTGGAGCTGtcatgccgtccatctttagaGTCTTTGCTTTGAGTACGTACCTGCAGGGCTCTGTGGATACTTTGCAGAGGGTACTTGGTGCCCAGCGTGGACTGGAAGGCGTGTTTGATCAGTGTGATGTACGTCTCTTGCTGCGAGTGATTAACGTGACTGAGCTGCTCGGCCACGGAGAGAAAGTCAGCGGGCACCTCACCCGGGTTCATCAGCAGCACAGTCCTGCAGGGAGCAGACAGATGATGTCACCGGAGATGTGTGGAGTGCTGTGATGCTGGTGGGGTTTtaatggggaagaaaggggacTTACCAAGTTAAACACCTAGAGTAGGTGCTAACCACAAATGTTGGTTTACTTTAGTGAGTTAACTGTAGGAAAGTGCTGCATCGTTATTTTAAGTGTGACGTAAGATCAGATAAGCTCTCTATGAACTACAGAGATAAGGGGGGGGAACATCTTAACCAGAAAGCAGAAGGTACAAGAGCGCAAAGATAAGAAATCTGAACTGGACTGATGACAAATGTCAAAGGATGTAGAAAGTTGTTTCATTCCTCtaccacacccacacccacataATGATGTTATGCTTTTAtctttagtttgtctttcttttatattctatacgaataaaatgttgtgattttaagattgctattattattattaggtgTCGTTAATAAGCAGCACACCACTTTTTTTTAGTCTGTAGAAAAGACAGACTTTATAGTTGTATGTATAACACGACCACCGACAGGGTTCAGTGAGTCTAACACTCTGTGGACTTACATGATCTTGGAGCTGTGGCTGGAGGTGCTGAGGCCTTGCTCCTCTCTCACCAGTCTCTGAAAGGAAATccctgagaggaaaaaaacaacagaaaaaccatttGACTTGAtggttttaaacaaacaacTGGAGAAGAACACAGTCAGTGTAACAGTGGCAGATAGATACATACATCAtgtcttcatatatatattgtatatatatgaaacatttaaatattggaaatgaaaaattcaattcataaaagattgaaaaaatctataaaaatctATACTCTGTTCTGTCTGAGAGATTATGATGAATCATAGTGAAGTATATATTTGTTGTGTTCCTTCTGTCGACCGTTCCTGTAAATCTCAGCGTAGGTGTTCACGTGTGgcttctgcttttctttgttttgtaaaagCTGAATTTGCATCAGCTTTAAAACGATATCACATTCCTATGAAGAAGTGTCCAGTTCAATGTGCAGccttcatcatcttcctctccgtgatgctgctgtttgtggtACAAGCAAGCCCCATTCTAAATGCATTCCTTTGACCTGCCACTAGGGGGAGGGTTTGGAGGGTTGGAAAAACGCGTGTGAACACATGAGCTGAAGAACTTGTGTGTTGGAGACGGAACAAGTCGCTCAGAAATAGACAcatagagaaaaagaaatgcactTAACACGAACATTGTCGTCCATCCTTACCTGGGGCCTTGAGCTCCAGCTGTAGCGTGGACAGCAGGCTTTTACACACACTGCAGTACGGCTCCGGCCAGGTGAGGAAGCAGCGAAACACCTCGAtggcctcctgcagcagctcagtgccTGGAGGACAGAAAGGTGTCTGCAACACAAGACAGGCATTCGATCAGGGTTGTGTTGAGACACAGTGAGACTGGATAGAGGGGACATGTCTTGTGATTGAACTGTGTGAGGTGACATTGGCCCCCTAAGCCTGCATTTCAGACCATCAACTAACCATCTCCATTATTCATGactctaaaatataaaaaagaaatttgggggtggggggttgttTTCTCGATTaagtttacattttgttgtttaagAAGCTGAAATCAGCCAATCTTTAATAGATAACTCCAAAAATATATCTAGTGTCATCAAAAATGTATTAGGATTAAAAATGACTGTGAATAAGTGTGGACTAACTATGACAGagtgtttccttcagagcaAGTGATGCTATAATTACTGTAAAATATAGTTTGATAAGTGTCCTGATGGGTCGTGATAAATTACACCCATCATTAACCTGAAGCCATGGCTCCATAAGGATTGCAACTGAATTTGAACAGACAAcataaatgttcaaattgaTCCTGTtctaagttttatttattacaatCATGCTCAGTATCATTATTGAGAGGGTTTATCTCATAGTCTTAACTATAAACTTACTTTAAACTCGTTTAATGTTTGAATCTAACAACGTGGGACACTCAATCAAATCACTCAAATTACATGCAAGCACTGTGCACCACATTATATAGTTCCAGAATCAAATATGTCCACTGCGTAGCATCTGTATATAATTACCATTACATAAATTATGTAAATTCTCAAACAGGAATCTGAGAATAATTAGGTAATAATCTACTAAATAAATCAcccaaaaataaatctcattttacattattaattaaaaaaagatagtTTTTTCTTATGTTATAAGGTAAATAACTACAGAACAGTAATGATGAAATTGTTTTTCTATTGTCTAGGCTTAATGACAAACAACCAAAggtatatttttcattaaatcaattaaaaaaaactaacaaactaCAAAATAATCAGTTGCTCCATATCTGACAGATGAGCTCTGGGGCGTTCCTATGATGCTGTTTCACTAAAGAAACATATTTACTGACACTATTGGTCTGAAATCTGGAAATAAAGCTCCTGAAAAGAACAACCAATGTGTGACAGCACAGGAAACCCTTTCTGCTTTAGACTGTGAACGCCTGACTGCAAAACAGAAGCGCATTTATGTGCCAAAGGTTGTTTTTGTCCAGCCACCAAACGCTGTGATTTACTAAGATGTTTTTGGAACTGTGCTCGAGGCTTTTGACTCAGTTGTACTTTTAAGAAGTGCACAGTGGTTTTGAATTGAGGAACTAGTTCATCTTTTGTATGTGAAACACTAGGAACGTCACTGAGAGGTGACCAATGGTTTAACGTTTGGATGAAGACGATTTGTACCTgaagcagagtggaggagaacaTGATCGCGAGGGGAGCCACCAGCTCATACTGACACTGCTCCTGAACCTAAATCAATACACAATAacagtaagagagagagagagagagttgttaGAATAACTATGCATGCAGTGGACAATATGCTTCCTTTGACCATGACCTTTGCACTCTGTTCTCTCACCTCTTTGGTCTTTATGATGATTTGCTGTAAGAGGATGAGGAAATTCTCGGGGTCTCTCTTCACCAACTCTTCCAGGCTCCAGCGGTTCATGGACTGACCCGCTGAGCACATCAGCACTGAAACACAGCACGTGTAAATACACATAGAAGAtaagaagataaagaaaaagtcacgtgttacattttaatctcaagatcatttagaaaaatacatGGATTTTGGTGGGATTTGAGCAAAGCTGTGGCACACACCATGAAATCCTAAACTCCTTGATGGAGGactttaaacaaacactgaaacgtTATTTGATATAAGGCTTTTAATTTCaactgtaaaactgaaaaattaaaGCGAATGTGACACCATAAGTTAGAGTAGTGTTGTGGTTGGTGTTGTTGAACTGCCATGACCCAAACGCAGGTCCGCAGCAATTCACAAAGGTTCTTTAGAGCCTTTAACTACCAGACACAAACCACTTtccattgattgattgattgattaattacTTTTTACTGATCCCTTCATCTCAAACTCAGTTTCCAAGGAGGTAACACATCAGCTCTTGTTCGGGtcacacaaatgttttccaaCATCCTGTCGGTAGCTTaatttctctgctgctctttgcgCACACGAGTGTTATCATACAATCTCTAACACATAGTGTGCGGCGTCTATTTAAAGCCCAGAGGCGTATTTGCATCCTGAGCTACGGAGGTTAATTTTGATAAGGTGGCAGCACGAAAATTTGAACCTCAGAGTTTCATGACGGTTCTGTTGAGATGTCAATTTTTGTAAACAAGTGCATGTTGACATGAATGTTACCACTCTCATAGAGAACATGCACATCCCTGGAAATCTTCTATACAGGTTAGGGATGAAACAGTTTCCGGTTTCTCTGGATGCCCTCGTAGAATTTCTGGTGGTcagttatatataatatattgatGATATTCATATCgtttgaatttttaaaaaactactgaaaacaCTGTGATAATACTGATAACAGGATAATTGTGGCCACTGTAATCTTGATACCAACTTGTCACACCTTTTATCACCACTGGAGCGATGAAGaggcagtgaggaggagaagaacatgAAAAACTAtagcttcagcttcagctttTTTTATGCCAGGGCACAAAACACAGCACatgtctgtatatatatatatgattctCTTTATCTGGCACTGGTTGACGTGTAGGAGTCTGATGTCGACTCCATCAACCCTGTTTTCACCCAGCGCCGCAGTAACTTCTGCCTCACCCACACCCTGCGGTTCTGTGGCACCACTTCCTCTCACCTGTCTATTCACACAACTTCCTCCAGCAGCCAATAACACATTTCCCTGAtgagagcacagcagcagcGTCACCGACAACAAGCTCAGGCCGCACGTGAACTCACATGCCCCGTGTTTGCTGGCGGAGCGCCTGTCACACGTCGGCCTTGTTTTCGACAAAGCGAGGACAAACAACGGCTTTCTGTTCGAGTTAGCACTACAATCAGCAAATATCACGTCCAAATGTGTTGGCTGGGGTTGAAATTTCTGAGAAAAtgtgttacatttcatttcaaagaaAGAGAAGCCTTGATCCCACACAGGATCATGAGCGTTTGAGCAAAGCTGCTAAATTATTCGATGTGGCTTTTGGTTTTACACTTGGTTTTTACGTTTATTctgctttaaataaaagtgtcagAGTAAATCTTTCCAGTGAGCCCTTATCCTTCTGAGGGTCACGGGGAGAGCCTGGAGCccatcccagctgacagtgggcgagaggcggggttcaccctggacaggttcATCACAGGAccgacacagagacaaacaaccattcactcgAATTCACACCTCGAGACAATTTAGGGTCACAAATCAACCGAACCTGcaagactgtgggaggaaaccagaacacctggagaaaacatgcAGACTTGCAAGGCCTTGGTGGGCCAGAagattcaaacccagaaccGTCTTGCTTAAAGGCAAGAGTATCAACGTCTGCACCACCATGCCGAATTCTGCAACCCCCCGCAAAACTACAAAATCAGACACTGAACGGCAAAGGTTTCCATCTTCAGTGGGAACTACTCTATAACCAAGTATGTTTTTCAGTTCCCTTTATGTCTAACTgttgtgctttaaaaaacaggAGATACAGTCAAACATGTGCTGCGATgatgttaaaaacacaactgtcttTACATCAAGTTCTCATTTATAAGATGTAAAATATATGCATCCACAATCAGTACTGTATGATTGAAGATTTCTGCACTAgtacattcacaaaaatgtcGGAAAaaatccgccccctgatctggatccacaccacgGGTTCTTCCCCAACTCATACAGCAtaattccaccaagtttagtggtAATCCATACAGTAGTCTTTGTGTGATGCTGctaaaaaacagacagatgaaaACCTAACTTCTTTGGCTgagttattttttgtttttgctgccaCATGCCCTGAAAAACTAAACTCCTCTCAGCGTGTCCCAGTCTCGGCCTGTGGAGTCTTACCGTTCCAGTGGTGTGCTGCTGTGGGGCTCCGTCTCAGCCCGTCCAGACACCGGTCCAGAGCGTGCTGGATTCTGTCCTCTGTGCACGAGGTGTGCTGCATCTTCACCGCTCAGGCTCTGTGGAGGGGCAGCAGAGAAGCCTGACATTAACTATCAACATATGACACTCGACTTCCATCCGTGTATTATCTTGAAATTCTTTAGTGGGAGTGCAtaatgtttgcacacacactcctctctttTCATGCACAGTATCACAACAGCTATCACATCTGCTTTGCATGAAGGCAGATCACCTGGTAAGTATGAAAATTATCTTTAGTCAAAGAAGATACTCAAGCCATAAAGGCAAATGTATGGTGTTGACACGCGAGTTGCTTGCTGCTGTTTTGTTGCTATACAATTCCTGAAATATcccacacagcacaacacacacctgcttgtttcatattattttatattataacaGAGAACCAagaacatatatacatatatatatatatatatatatatatatatatatacatatatacatatatatatatatatatatatatatatatatatatatacatatatatacatatatatatatatatatatgttcttgGTTCTCTGTTATAAAAAGAAGTTCTTCATTTGACAAGTGTTGGGAAAGTCTGTGGACGCTGCCGCGCCTCAGATCAGCCGGTTTTATTTGAAGTCCCGAAAGCTGTTACGTGGCCTGTGatgaatttaaaacattaaatccaacaagaacaaaacaccTTCAGCTTTTGCTCAATGTGAGTTATGTCCATCAACATGTGAGCACAAACCAAGAAGAAGTAAAGCAGGAGAATGATTGACAGTTTATCTAGTTTTGCACACGGGACCCTTATTGACAAgcatgaaaaagaagaaatgcttATATCCACTATTAATAAGACCAATATTAAGAGGAACATCAACATACTAATAGAAACGCTCAACTGTAAACATTAGCCAACAAGCTTtgacagcagcaacatttaagcAATCAATTTTCACAATAGGAATTTTATCAATGGTTTAGAACAGAAACACAGCCCTCAgtgatttcacatttaaaagctgTATCACACTTAGCCACTATGACGGCAGAGAACCCATATCTCCATATATCAGCCTATTTAAtttgccagatttttttcatcaaatccatgcacaattccCTGCATGGGAAATAATTTCCAAATATGCCCggagagtgaaaaaaaaagattcctggatccgcccctgatCTGTATCTGCCCCAACATTTGATGGGTTCTCTCATGGCCCACtccccatccttccaccga
Protein-coding regions in this window:
- the pik3r5 gene encoding phosphoinositide 3-kinase regulatory subunit 5 isoform X1 → MQHTSCTEDRIQHALDRCLDGLRRSPTAAHHWNVLMCSAGQSMNRWSLEELVKRDPENFLILLQQIIIKTKEVQEQCQYELVAPLAIMFSSTLLQTPFCPPGTELLQEAIEVFRCFLTWPEPYCSVCKSLLSTLQLELKAPGISFQRLVREEQGLSTSSHSSKIMTVLLMNPGEVPADFLSVAEQLSHVNHSQQETYITLIKHAFQSTLGTKYPLQSIHRALQEKPVDELGELFSVVSDILETAAAIADPLKGRDHVIQGLEGLRERMRIPASNGRKCDGMLQTLPLPTAKCYMFHWEKDNFDDLNTLLEHGPDDLSANRQAEEEEEELDIDDDDERDGTELDEEDEGEEDEEDKEEEEVESPSMTIIPNGYNVNHRASTYSTISSLSTASKDSMFSTLSVTSESYAPSLYSVASGVDSDYVDDFEDYICSYPVVEKCSPKSSKTLPRLSQHLYRIFSKSPRSLCRAKSLGNTESKDLPVVREKRSNSLPQQVKLSSLELLLQPQSQTLRHVCFRRRPILSSDEESKNITLRVVVFGADHVAGKVARAYDSLRRKESACPRLSRVFNLQFYFVPVKRDSAGGHLRSPSPVPQTGTPKGAALSNQGLHLPSTGDSTNDIAHLLGMLDPWYERNTLSLLNLPTNVVCQQTSKTESESYDGSYEQRLPIMADLVLYYCRYATRPALIQLYQAELTLAGGERRTEVFIHSLELGHTAGTRAIKAMGAASKRFGIDGDREAVPLMLELVYNRVVTSGRSQWKRESKVCTSVNLTKACKNPEELDSKMECLQLMMTEVVKRQNGKSKKGYNQQLNLTEVKVDKVQVSGAVNTTFAVCLDQDEKKILQTVTRCEISVCYKTDSFTDWRLRKSRTSAQIQPLHPTFCSLLCLPIVTFSGALP